The DNA segment GTGATGCGCATGACCGGTTTCGGCGCTTTTGTCGAACTGGGCGGGATCGAAGGCCTGATGCACGTTTCCGAGATATCCTGGCAGCATGTCATCAAGCCCCAGGACGCCCTGAAAGCTGGCCAGGAGGTCGAAGTCAAGATCCTGGACATCAAGGGCGACAAGCTCTCGCTCTCCATGAAGGCTTTGCAGGAAAATCCCTTTGCCGCGGTCATCAATGAACTCAAGGAAGGCGACAATATCAACTGTCGTGTCCTCCGCCTGCACAATTTCGGCGCCTTTGCCGAGATCAAGCCCGGGGTCGAGGGTCTGATCCCAATCTCCGAAATGAGCCGCAGCCGCAACATTTCCCATCCCCGCGAAGTGCTCAAGGAAGGTGATTTTGTGGAAGTGCAGATCCTGCGCATCGATCCCGACACCCAAAAGATTTCTCTTTCCCTGCGTGCCCTCCAGGCCGATCCTTGGGAAAACATAGATGAGATCGTCAAGCTCGAGACACCCTTCACCGGGACAGTCGAAAGCTCCACCAATTTTGGCCTGTTCGTCTCCATCACTGAAGGCATCACGGGTCTTCTGCCCCGCAGCCGCATCCGTGAGAAGGACAGCTTCAAATCCGGCGACGAGGTCACCCTGATGGTCACCGCGATCGACAAGGAAAACCACCGCCTGACCCTGGATTACACAGACAGGGCCCCCGGCGAGGTTGTCGAGCAGCGCCACCGTTCCAATGACCGCCGCGAGCCGCAGAGCAGTTCATTCGACCGCCCCCGCGGACGTGGAAGGTCCCGCGCTGACGAGGAATGGCGCAGATACGCCAGCGAAAAGCCCAATCCAGTGGACGACAATCCCTTCAAAGACCTATAAGTTTCCATGCAATCCCGGGATAACCAGTTCATCCAGCTTCGCAAACAGAAGCTGGCGAAACTCATTGACGCGGGCATAAACCCCTATCCGGTCAAATCCTCCCGCACCCACAAGATCGCAGAAGTGCTGTCTGACCGCGAGGAATGGATCTCTTCGGAGCGTGAGGTTTGTCTGGTGGGAAGGCTGGTTGCCATGCGCAGGCAGGGTAAGATCGGGTTTGGAAACATTGAGGACAGCAGCGGCCGCGTGCAGCTCTATGTGGCGCAGAACCTCGTGGGAGAGGAAAATTACGAACTCTTCAAGCTCTGCGACGCCGGCGATTTCATCCAGGTTCTCGGCACCATGTTCCACACCCAGGCAGGCGAATACTCTATCAAAGCGAACAGAATCGGCCTGTTGAGCAAGAACCTCCGTCCCCTGCCCGCAGTCAAGGAAAAGACAGTGGACGGCAAAACAGTCCGCTATGATGAGTTTTCGGATATCGAACTGCGCTATCGCAAGCGCTATCTGGACCTGCTGCTCAACCCTGATCACCGCAAAGTGTTCATCCAACGAGCCAGGATCGTCACCGCGATCCGCGCCTTCCTGGACGCCCGCGAATACACCGAGGTCGAGACCCCCGTCCTGCAACCCCTCTACGGAGGCGCTAACGCCCGTCCTTTCGTGACCCATCACAACACTTTGGACACGGACCTGTATTTGCGCATTGCCACGGAACTTTACCTCAAACGCCTGATCGTAGGCGGTTTCGAGCGGGTTTACGAACTGAACAAGGACTTCCGCAACGAAGGTATGGACCGCACCCACAACCCCGAATTCACCATGCTCGAGCTCTATGAGGCCTATTCCGACCTCGAGGGGATGATCGCCATCACCGAGGACCTGATCAGGCACCTGGCCGTGGACGTATTAAGCAAAAGGGAATACTCTTTCCGTGGCCATGCCATCGATCTGGGCAAACCCTTCACCCGCGCCTCCATGACCGATCTGGTCAAACAGCACGCGGGCATAGACCTTTCCGACCTCGATCTGGAGAGGGCCCTGGCTTTCTGCCGGGAACGTAAGCTGGAGATCCCGCCGGGAGCAGGAGTGGGCAGGCTGATTGCCCTGCTGTTCGAGACCTATGTTGAGGAAAAGCTGATCCAGCCGACCTTCGTGGTCGATTTTCCCAAGGAGATCTCGCCCCTGGCCAAGTCCAAAGAGGACAATCCCCTCTTGGCGGACCGCTTTGAGCTGATCATTGCCGGACAGGAATTCGCCAACGCCTTCAGCGAACTCAACGATCCCCTCGACCAGCGTGCCAGGCTGGAAGCACAGGCG comes from the Candidatus Syntrophosphaera sp. genome and includes:
- a CDS encoding S1 RNA-binding domain-containing protein → MPDKVRETSSKAAMKEMREEYLRLLEESFQTTEEFKKGDVVEAPIVTINEKFMIVNLGGKFDAYAEIGEFADEKGNLSYKEGDTLKGYIVDSNEQGFVIGRSLTKQFVDKNSLLDAYERKIPVEGKIYAVTKGGFNVDVLGARAFCPISQIASRGGDNAEQYIGKSMDFLVIECSDNCRRVVVSHRQIEEAAEQEKKAAALEKLVVGEVVKGTVMRMTGFGAFVELGGIEGLMHVSEISWQHVIKPQDALKAGQEVEVKILDIKGDKLSLSMKALQENPFAAVINELKEGDNINCRVLRLHNFGAFAEIKPGVEGLIPISEMSRSRNISHPREVLKEGDFVEVQILRIDPDTQKISLSLRALQADPWENIDEIVKLETPFTGTVESSTNFGLFVSITEGITGLLPRSRIREKDSFKSGDEVTLMVTAIDKENHRLTLDYTDRAPGEVVEQRHRSNDRREPQSSSFDRPRGRGRSRADEEWRRYASEKPNPVDDNPFKDL
- the lysS gene encoding lysine--tRNA ligase, yielding MQSRDNQFIQLRKQKLAKLIDAGINPYPVKSSRTHKIAEVLSDREEWISSEREVCLVGRLVAMRRQGKIGFGNIEDSSGRVQLYVAQNLVGEENYELFKLCDAGDFIQVLGTMFHTQAGEYSIKANRIGLLSKNLRPLPAVKEKTVDGKTVRYDEFSDIELRYRKRYLDLLLNPDHRKVFIQRARIVTAIRAFLDAREYTEVETPVLQPLYGGANARPFVTHHNTLDTDLYLRIATELYLKRLIVGGFERVYELNKDFRNEGMDRTHNPEFTMLELYEAYSDLEGMIAITEDLIRHLAVDVLSKREYSFRGHAIDLGKPFTRASMTDLVKQHAGIDLSDLDLERALAFCRERKLEIPPGAGVGRLIALLFETYVEEKLIQPTFVVDFPKEISPLAKSKEDNPLLADRFELIIAGQEFANAFSELNDPLDQRARLEAQAQLRALGDDEANVVDEDFLEAMEYGMPPMGGLGIGIDRLVMLLTENDSIKEVILFPQMKPE